The DNA region CGGTGGCGCCCAGCCGGTCACATCAAGGGCCGTCCCATCGACGAGTACGAAGGCCGGTGCACCGAGGGCAAGGCCTTCCAGGTGCAGATCGACAACAACCTCGACTTCGACGTCGCGCTGTATCCCTACGAACTCGTCACCTATGGCGAAACCGGCAGCGTCTGCCAGAACTGGCTGCAGTACCGACTCATCAAGAAATACCTCGAGCAGCTCACCGAGGACACCACCCTGGTCGTCATGAGCGGTCACCCGCTGGGCCTGTTCCCGTCGCGCCCGGAGGCCCCACGCGTCATCATCACCAATGGGCTCATGGTCGGCCGCTTCGACAACCAGAGGGACTGGGAGATCTGTGAGGAGATGGGAGTCGCCAACTACGGCCAGATGACCGCCGGCGGATGGATGTACATCGGCCCGCAGGGCATCGTCCACGGCACCTTCAACACCATCCTCAACGCCGGGCGCATCCGTCTCGGGATCCCCGCTGACGGTGACCTCTCAGGAGTGCTCTTCGTGTCGTCGGGACTGGGCGGAATGTCCGGGGCCCAACCCAAGGCTGCCGAGATCGCCCACGCCGTCGGAATCATCGCCGAGGTCGACATGTCGCGCATCCAGACCCGTCTCGACCAGGGCTGGGTGGGGCACGTCTCCGAGGACCTCGACGAGGTCTTCGCCCTGGCGCAGAAACACATCGCCGAGCGCACCCCGATCTCCATCGCCTACCACGGCAACATCGTCGACCTGCTGCAGTACGCCGTCGACCACGACATCGACATCCCGCTACTGTCCGACCAGACAAGCTGCCATGCAGCCTATGACGGCGGCTACTGCCCCCAGGGGCTGAGTTTCGAACAACGCACCGAGCTGCTGGCCACCGACCGTGACGAGTACCGCCGCCGGGTCGACGCCACCCTGCGCAAGCACTTCGAGCTGGTGCGCACCCTCACCGAGCGCGGCACGTACTTCTTCGACTACGGCAACGCCTTCATGAACGCCATCTACGAGTCCGGTGTCACCGAGATCGCCAAGGACGGCGACAACCGCAACGGGTTCATCTGGCCCTCCTACGTCGAGGACATCATGGGCCCCGAGCTCTTCGACTACGGCTACGGCCCCTTCCGCTGGGTGTGCCTGTCGGGCCGTCACGAGGACCTCGTCGCCACCGACCAGGCTGCAATGAGCTGCATCGACCCGAATCGCCGCGGTCAGGATCGCGACAACTACATCTGGATTCGGGACGCCGAGGCCAACGACCTCGTCGTCGGCACCCAGGCCCGAATCCTCTACCAGGACGCCAAGGGCCGTAGGGACATCGCGTTGCGGTTCAACGAGATGGTGCGCAACGGCGAGATCGGCCCGGTCATGCTGGGCCGCGACCACCACGACGTGTCCGGCACCGACTCCCCCTTCCGCGAGACCGCGAACATCAAGGACGGTTCCAACGTCATGGCGGACATGGCCACCCAGTGCTTCGCCGGCAATGCAGCACGTGGCATGAGCCTGGTGACCCTGCACAATGGCGGCGGCACGGGAATCGGCAATGCCATCAATGGTGGTTTCGGGCTGGTGCTCGACGGGTCGGAGCGAGTGGACGCCGTCATCCGCAGTGGGTTGCTGTGGGACGTCATGTGCGGGGTGGCGCGACGCGGTTGGGCACGCAACGAGCACTCCGTCGAGACGGCGAGGGCCTTCAACCAGGAGAATCCGCAAGGCCACATCACCCTGCCCTATCTCGTCGACGAGGAGGTCATCGACAAGGTGGTGCCACAGTGAGCCTGGACGTGGTGGAGCTCCTAGCGCAGATTCACGATCTGGGCCGGGCCGAGGACGGTTCCTACTGGCGATTCTCGCTCACCGAGGTCGACACCAGGCTGCGTTCCTGGTTCACCACCACGGCACGCTCGCTGGGGCTCACCCTCACCCGCGACGCCAACGCCAATCTCGTCGCCTGGTGGGGCGAGCCCGGACCGGGAGCGATCCTCACCGGGTCGCACCTGGACTCGGTGCCCGGCGGCGGCGAGTTGGACGGGCCGCTGGGGGTGGCGAGCGCCCTGGCAGCAGTGAACATGCTGCAGGAGACAGGTGTCGAGCCGCGAGTACCTGTGGGTGTCGTCGTGTGGACCGACGAGGAGGGCGGCCGGTTCGACATGCCCTGCCTGGGGTCTCGGTTGGCCAGCGGGCAGTTGGAACCGACTCGGGCCCGAGAGCTGCCGTGTCGTGACGGTGGCACCCTGGCTGAGGCATGGCGTGCGGCCGGCCTGGACCCCGACGAGCTCGGCACCAGCGACTGGGCTCAGCAGGCCGGAGCCATGATCGAACTGCACGTCGAACAGGGTCGGGCGCTGGTGGACATGGGACATCCGTTGGCCGTGGCCAGCGCGGTACGCCCCCACACCCGGCGTCGGGCGACATTCACCGGCGTCAGCGATCATGCTGGCACCACCTTGCTGCCGTTTCGTCACGACCCGACGATCCCCCTGGCGCAGACCATCGTCGCGGCCCGTCGAACGGTGGCCAAGTCCGGTGATCCGCATGCCGTCGCCACCATCGGCCGTACCCAGCTGGAGCCCGGCGGCACCAACGTCATCGCCGGACGCGCCACCTGCTGGCTGGACTGTCGCACCGAGACCGACGAGATGCTCACTTGCGTCGTCGACGCCATCACTGCTGCCTCCCAGCAAGCCGCCGAGGCGGAGGGGTGCCAGGTGAGTTGGCAGCGAGAGTCCCTCACCCCACGCACCGAGTTTGACGCGAGTCTCACCGCACGTGTGCAGAAGGTGCTCGAGGAGACGATCGGGAAGACGCCGATACTGTCCACCGGGGCGGGCCACGACGCCGCCGTGCTGGCCGCCGAGGTGCCCACAGCGATGGTTTTCGTGCGCAATCCCACCGGGTCCTCGCACACCCCCACCGAGTGCGCCACCGACGAGGACTGCCGCGCCGGGGCACGAGGGCTGGCGGCCGTGCTCAAGGACGTGATGCTCAACGGTGTGGCAGCAGGGAATTCCTGTCGAACCGAGGGGCTGGGCACCAACCACGGGTGAGGCGTGTCGAGGATGCCCAGCCGTGGGAGCGCTGCCGGCTGGGCATCAAGCCGGAAGGCAGTCGAGGCGTCATGCAGCATCAAAGCACACCCCTACTCCACATGCTGGGCACCAGGCCAGGACTGACCGATCGAGCCCGGGGTGAGCATGCGTGGACGCAAAACACACCAGCAGGTTCTACTGGGAGAAGACCGGATCACACGGGACCCGGACCCCAAGCAGGAACTCGGTGACGCCACCCGTCATGAATGTTGGGAGCACGGGCACGCATGACGTCCGAATCGCACGTAACGTATTCGTCGTCCTCTCGGAGGGGACGGCCACACGAGGACTGGATCCGTGAAGGAGCTGATCGCATGATCACGTGCCGCAGTGCACTGGTTGATGGCACGTTCCGCCGTGACGTCGCCATCGAGGTCACCGACGGGGTCGTCACGAAAATTTCATCCGCCGAGCAGCCGACGAGCCCGCCTGATGTCGACGGGGTCGTCGTGCCGGGATTCGTCAACACCCATTCCCACCTGTTCCACCGCGCGCTGCGTGGCGGAGCCCACGGCGAGGACTTCTGGAACTGGCGCACGACGATGTACCAGGTCGCCGAACGGCTGGATCCCGACCGCTACCATGAGCTCGCACTCGGGGTGTTCGGTGAGATGTTGGACGCCGGCTACACCAGCGTCGGCGAGTTTCACTACCTGCACCATCGCCCGGCCGGGTCGCGCTACCCACATCACGAGATGGAGCTCGCAGTGGCCGAGGCCGCCCGGCAGGCCGGGATCCGGCTCACCCTGTTGGACACCTGCTACCTGCACGGTGGCTTCGGGCAGCCTCTGGAGGCTGGCCAGAAGCGGTTCGGGGACGGTTCGGTGGAGGCCTGGTTGCAGCGGTGGCACGAGCTGGCCGACGCCCTGCCTGCCGATCCGCGAGTGCGACTGGGGGCGGCCCTGCACTCGGTGCGTGCCGTGGCCCCCGACGAGCTGCACCACGCCATTGCAGGCCTGCCCGCCGATGTGCCGGTGCACGTGCACGTCTCGGAACAGCCAGCCGAGAACCGGGCCTGCCAGGAGGCGACCGGGCTCACGCCGACCACCGTACTGGAGCGGGCCGGGGTGCTCTCGGCTCGCACCACCGTCGTCCACGCCACTCACCTGTCCGACGAAGATCTCGCCATGATCGCCCGCACCGGCACCACGGTGTCGCTGTGCCCCACCACCGAGGCCGATCTGGCCGACGGCATCCCCCGCACCGCCGATCTCGTGGCCGCCGGGGTGCCGTTGGCGATTGGTTCGGATGAGAACGTCGTCACTGATCCATTCGCCGAGTTGTGCATGATCGAGTCTGGGGTCCGACTGAGCAGCGGTCGGCGTGGCGTGGTGAGCAATGAGCGGTTGTGGGGCAGCGGCGCACAGGTGCACAGTGTGCTGCCCGAGCTGGCAGCAGTCGACCCACAACGCCCCGGGCTACGGGTGGGCGATCCGGCCGACATGGTGGCGATCTCCCCCGACTCGGCTCGACTGGCCGGGGTGGACCCGCTGCGTTGGCCACTCACCGCGTCCGAGGCTGACGTCACTGCGACGATCGTCGCCGGGCAGCGGGTGCCCTCGCACTCCCCCGCAACGCTGCGCAGCGCACTGCACACCCTGTTCAAGGAGGATTCGTGAGCACCCTCATCACCGGAATCGGCACCCTCGTCACCAATGACCCGCACGTGCAGGACGGTTGCGATGATGGTCACCCTGGCCCCGGAGTGGACGAGGCCTCCACTGCGGCTCCGGCCGGCCCGGCATCGCGCAGCGGGCGCACCGTCTCACACGACACCGACCCGCTAGGTCAACTGCACGGCGCGGCGGTCGTCATCGAGGAGGGGCGAATCGCCTGGGTGGGGCCTGCCGATCATGCTCCGGCTGCCGATGACGCCGTCGATCTGGGCGGGCAGACCCTCATCCCGGGGTTCGTCGACTCCCACACCCACCCGGTGTTCGCCGGGGACCGGGCCGACGAGTTCGACGCCCGCATGAACGGTGAGAAGTACGACGGTGGCGGGATCAGGCGCACCATGGCGGCCACCCGGGCTGCCAGCGACGCGGATCTGCACGCCATGGTCACCGCCGTGGTGAACGAGATGCTCCGGCAGGGCACGACGACGGTGGAGGGCAAGACCGGCTACGGTCTGGACGTCGACACGGAGGTGCGGATGGCACGCATTCTCGCCGAGACCGTCGACGAGGTGACATTCCTGGGTGCCCACACCGTGCCCCCGGAACACAGCGCCAACGAGTACGTCGATCTGGTCCGCGGGCCCATGTTGGATGCGGTACGTGAGCACGTCTCGTGGATCGACGTGTTCTGCGAGAAGGGCGCCTTCGACGCCGAGCAGTCCCTGCAGGTGCTGCGGACTGGCAAACGGGCTGGGCTCGGGATGCGGTTGCACGCTGCCCAGCTCAATCCGTCGTCGATCATTGCTGACGCCGTGGAACTCGGGGTGGCCTCGATCGACCACTGCACCTTCCTCTCCGACACGGACGTCTCGGCCATCGCCGATTCACACACCGTGGCGACCGTGCTGCCCGCGGCCGAGTTCAGCACTCGTCAGCCCTACCCGGATGCGAGCCGGTTGCTGAGGGCCGGGGCGACGGTGGCACTGGCCACCGACTGCAACCCGGGGACGGCGTTCACCTCGTCGATGCCGTTCTGCCTGGCGGTCGCGGTGCGCGAGATGTCCATGACCCCCGAGCAGGCCCTGTGGTCGGCCACTGCCGGTGGCGCGGCAGCGCTGCGCCGTGGCGATGTGGGCGTGGTGCGACCGGGGGCCCGTGCCGATCTGGTGTCCGTGGCCGCACCCAGTTGGCTGCACCTGTTCTACCGCCCCGGGGTACCACTCATCAGCCAGGTGTGGCGGCGAGGTGTGTGCCATCAGATGGGGGCGGTCCCGCTCCCGTTCTGAATCGCTGGGCGCTGGAGGAGGGTCCCTCCTCCAGCGCCCAGTCATCGACATGATCGGGTGCCAGGGCTTTCATCATCTGATTCCGTCTGGTTCCGCGGCGCAAGACCTCATCGGCGCGGATGCCTCACCGGAACGCCCCATGCCCACCACACGCTGCAGCTACTGCACCCGCTCCTGCTGACATTTTTGTCACCACGCAGCCGGTGGCCGCACGACAGTGATCCGCCCCAGCCTCGCGTGACACTTTTGTCACCACCCCAACCACAACCGCACAGGGGAAGCCACCCGCACCTCTACCTGACATTTTTCAACGGCCAGCTCAACATCCCCGTCCTCACCAGGCCCTGGCTCACGACAATTTTGTCGCCACAAGGCCTGTGGCTGCACCACAGTGATGACTCCCAGCCTCGCGCGACTTTTCTCACAACCACAGAGAGGGGGCCGCCCCTTAGCCTCATGTGCGCGCCCGGATCCGATCTGACGATTTTTGCCACCCTCACATCGACACCAGCACCACGGTGATCCTCCCCAGCTCCACGTGACATTTTTGTCACCCCAACCACTCGCTCGACGAAACAGCCACCTCGACCGCCCCTCGTCGGTTACCGTCAATTCGTGTCACCAGGCTCGCCAGTGTTGGCGTGCCATCACCCAGGAGGTTCTCATGCCCGTTCTCATCGGACCCGATCTCACCTTCGCCGATGTCATTGCCGTCGCACGCCACGACGAGCCGGTCGAGGTGAGTGAGCAGGCCTTGACCGCTGTCGACCGAGCTGCCGACCACGTCGCCCAATTGGCGGATGACGTCGTCCCGCACTATGGGATATCCACCGGATTCGGAGCCCTAGCCTCCAAGCGAGTGCCAGTGGAGCAGCGGGCCATCCTGCAACACTCCCTCATCCGTTCCCATGCGGCCTCCACCGGCGCCGAGGTGGAGCGTGAAGTTATCCGTGCCATGATGCTGCTGCGTCTCAAGACGATGGCTTCGGGCCACACCGGGGTACGCCGCGAGGTGGTGTTGGGCTACGCAGCGATGCTCAACGCCGGAATCACCCCCATCACGGGCGAGTATGGATCGCTGGGCTGCTCGGGTGATCTGGCACCCTTGGCCCACGCCGCCCTGGCCCTCACCGGCGAGGGAATCGTGCGAGACAAGGCCGGTACCCAGATGCCAGCCGCCGAAGCCCTGGCAGCGGCCGGCCTCGAGCCAATCACCCTGCGTGAGAAGGAGGGGTTGGCTCTCATCAACGGCACCGACGGCATGCTCGGTCAGCTCATCCTGGCTCTGACAGACCTCAACACCCTGGTGACGACGGCCGACCTCACCACCGCCATGACGGTGCAGGCGCTGTGCGGCATCGACGCGGTCTTCGCCCCCGATCTGCAGGCACTGCGCCCACACGAGGGGCAGAAACTGTCGGCAGCCAACATCGCCGCGCTGCTCAAGGACTCACCTCTCATCCAGGCTGGCAAGAGTGAGGAGTCCAAGCGAGTGCAGGACGCGTACTCGCTGCGCTGCGCCCCGCAGGTCACCGGCGCGGTGCGTGACACCATGGCGCACGCCGCCCACGTGGCACAGGTGGAGCTCGTCTCGGCCATCGACAACCCGACTGTCACCGACGACCTTCGGGTGGAGTCCAACGGCAACTTCCATGGCGCCCCGGTGGCCTATGTGCTGGACTTCCTGGCGATCGCGGTGGCGGATCTGGCGTCCATGAGTGAGCGCCGCACCGACCGAATGCTTGACCCGGCCCGCAGCCGTGGTCTCAACGCCTTCCTGGCCAACGACCCGGGCGTCGACTCGGGCTACATGATCGCCCAGTACACCCAGGCGTCGATCGTCTCGGAACTCAAGCGACTCGCGGTGCCCGCCTCGGCCGATTCCATCCCCACGTCCGCCATGCAGGAGGACCACGTCTCGCTGGGGTGGTCGGCGGCACGCAAGCTGCGTCGTGCGGTGGATGGCCTGGGCAAGGTGCTGGGTGTCGAGGCGCTCACAGCGGCTCGAGCCATCGACATGCGTGGTATCGGAGCCTCCGAACCGGTTGCTCGGGTCATCAAGCTCATGCGTGAGTCCCTGCCCGAACCCGGACCAGACTCATTCCTGGCCCCGGACATCGCCGAGGCGGATCGTCTGGTGGCCAGCGGCAAGCTGGTCGCAGCAGCTCTGGAGTCCGTCGAACTGAACTGATCTGTGTGCGGTCCGAGACACGGGCTGCCAGAAGGCACAGTGACTGTCACCATCGATTCGATCGACGAGGTTGCCGGCGCTGACGAGCCCCGGCAACTGCAGCACACCATCTGACAGCCACTTCCACGTGGTCCGAATGACACCGCGTCCAGGCCGCCAGACGGCTAGCTGTGGCCGCTTCCGGGGACGAGCTTGGCAGCCGCGATACGCAATTCGGGTAACCATCTCTGAAGGTCCGGGGGCAACACCGGGCTCAGACTGCCGACCGGCGTCCGGCCACTGCCCGACATTCGATCCGGCCCGGGAATCCCGTGGATCATCACAAGGTTGGTGCCCATCGCCCAGATGGGGCATCGCCCGCACCAGCCGATGGCACCAGCCTGGCCAGGGCGGGCCGCTGTTCATGCAGCAGGCGGGGTTGCGCCGGGCAATGCAGCCGAGCCGCGCCCACCAGACTCCCCCTGCAGCCAGGCCCATCCGTCACACCGCGAGCCGCTGCGCCTCCACCCGCTTGCGCCACATCATGGCGAGGCTGGTGGGGGCAGCCATGATGACGAACGAGAACCACGCCGCCGTCAACCCACCACCGGCAGAGACGATGATCCACGCGATGACGACGACCGTCCAGTTGGATATCGCCTCGACGATGAGCGGGCTCATCGGGGCACGCATGGCACGCAACGCACCGGAGTTCTGGATGGTGAACGCCCAGAACGGCTGGGCAAGCATCATCACCGGTAGGGTGCGCACGGCAATGTCGACGACGACCGGGTCGGTGGTGAAGACGTGAACCAGCGGCTTGGCGAAGATCGCCACGAGGACGCCTAGCATGACGGCAACCCCGAAGGCCCACCGCTCGGTACGCCCTGCCACCTGACGAGCCAGCGCCGGGCGTCCGGCACCCAAGGCCTGCCCGACCAAGGTAGTCGTGGCGATCATGAGGGCCAGGGCCGGGAGGAAGACGAGGCCTTGCACGCTCATCTGCACCCGCTGGGCAGCCATGGAGGCGGTACCCAGCCGCGAGACGACCATGGTGAACACCAGCCACGCCGTGGAGATGACGAGCTGCTCCCCGGCTGCGGGCAGCCCCAGGTGCAAGACGGCCTTGGCAGCGTCCCAGCGCGGTTTCCAGGACACGAGGATGGTGCCCACCGGACGGCTGAGGCTCACCCCGGCTCGACCACGGGCCATGAGCCACACCAGCACGACGAGGGCCAGGGTGCGCGAGATCGCCGAGGCGATGGCGGCCCCGGTGACGCCGAGCTCGGGAGCTCCCCAGTGTCCGTGGATGAGCACGAATGCAAGCGTCATGTTGACGACGTTGGCACCGATCGTCACGTACATCGGGGTGCGGGCATCACCAGCACCGCGCAGCACCCCACTGGACATCATGAGCATGGCGAGCACCGGCACGGCTCCCAGCGAGACCGACAGGTAGCTGGCCGTCATGGCCGTGGCGTCGGGTGGCAGACCGAAAATTCCCGCCAGGCCGGGGGCGAGGATCACTCCCATGACTGCCATCGGGGTGAAGATGATGAAACTCCACATGAGTGCCTGCCGGGCCAGCCGGGTGCCCTCGGCCGGATTGTCGGCACCCACCGCGTGGGCGACGAGGATGGAGCCGCCGGTGGACAGCCCAGCCAGCGCCGAGAGCACGATCTGCATGATCTGGATCGCGGCACCAGCACCGGCCAGGGCCGCCGCCCCCAGCGCCGCCACCAGAATGGTGTTGACGATGTCCAGGCTCATCTCGAGCAGGTTCTCCCCGAAGATCGGCAGGCTCAGGAAGATGATGCGCCTGCGCAACGCCCTGGGGTCGGCCAGGGCGCGGGCCTTGACGACCTGGGGGTCGGGGGAACTGGTGTCGTCGACGCCTGGGGGCAGCAGCGGCTCGTTGAGAGGTTTCTTCTCGATCATGGCTCCAGGGGCAGGGCTCGGGGGAAAAGGCTCAGCGGACGATGTCGCCGTGGACCAGTTTGATGAGCCGATCCAGCACGCCTCCGCCGGAGGCGTTGGATCCGTTGTGCTCGTACTGGCTGGTCACCCACGGGTGCATCCCGGGCAACAACGCCGCGGTCTGCAGGGAGTATTCCCGTGGTACGTAGGCGTCGTCATGGTAGATCGCAGCGGCGCACGGCACCTGGCTGGCGGCCAGGGCGTCAGCGTCGTACAACGTGGGCCAGGGGTGCTCGGCGATGATCTGGGCGACGTCCTTCCACGGCTGCAACGAGGAGTCCTCGTCGAACCATTCGGGCATGACGTGTTCGCCGGTGAGCAGGGTGGGATCGTCATGGAAGGCCTGCGGTAGGCAGCGGGCAGCAGCCCAGTTCGTCGTGACGCCGTCGGCATAGGAGGATTCGTGGATGACGGTGTAGAGCACGTTGCGTCCGCCGAACGGCAGCAGGTCTGCCAGGTCGTAGCGGAAGCAGCGGCTGGTGGGTTCGTACTCCAGCAGGTAGTGCAGTTTCTCGGCCCCACCGGATCCACCGAGCAGGTGGCCCAGGGAGCGCACTCGTGACGGGCTCACCGGGTCGCCGTTGGGGGCGCGCAGCTCGCCGCTGGCGGCAAGGTCGAGGACGGCGCGCATCCGGCCCCGGTCGCCGGGGAAGCGCCGGTAGTACTGCTCGGACTTGGCCTGCATGGTGTGGTAGCAGGTGGTGTAGACCTCGTCGGCGCTGCATCCGACGGCCGATAGCCCACCGGTGAAGTAGCCAGCCAGTAGGGATGACGAGTGCACCGAGAGGTAACGCAGCATGGTGAACCCACCGAATGACTGGCCGAGTGCTGCCCACTGCTCGACTCCCAGGTGGCGGCGCAGGTCTTCACAGTCCTCGACGATCTCGTCGGCTCGCAGGTGGGTGAGGTACTCGGCCTGGTCGGCTGCCGAACCGACCGGTTCGCTCACTGGCGACGACAGCCCGGTGCCGCGCTGGTCGAGCAGGACGAGGCGGTAGTCGTCCAAGGCGCGACGCAGCCAGCCGGGAAATCCGGGGTCGAC from Cutibacterium granulosum includes:
- a CDS encoding urocanate hydratase; this translates as MYDNSSAAEAMTIRLDAEYPPDPVFEPGIRRAPSRGFRLTDEQTRTALRNALRYLPSELHEKAAPEFLEELRTYGRIYAYRWRPAGHIKGRPIDEYEGRCTEGKAFQVQIDNNLDFDVALYPYELVTYGETGSVCQNWLQYRLIKKYLEQLTEDTTLVVMSGHPLGLFPSRPEAPRVIITNGLMVGRFDNQRDWEICEEMGVANYGQMTAGGWMYIGPQGIVHGTFNTILNAGRIRLGIPADGDLSGVLFVSSGLGGMSGAQPKAAEIAHAVGIIAEVDMSRIQTRLDQGWVGHVSEDLDEVFALAQKHIAERTPISIAYHGNIVDLLQYAVDHDIDIPLLSDQTSCHAAYDGGYCPQGLSFEQRTELLATDRDEYRRRVDATLRKHFELVRTLTERGTYFFDYGNAFMNAIYESGVTEIAKDGDNRNGFIWPSYVEDIMGPELFDYGYGPFRWVCLSGRHEDLVATDQAAMSCIDPNRRGQDRDNYIWIRDAEANDLVVGTQARILYQDAKGRRDIALRFNEMVRNGEIGPVMLGRDHHDVSGTDSPFRETANIKDGSNVMADMATQCFAGNAARGMSLVTLHNGGGTGIGNAINGGFGLVLDGSERVDAVIRSGLLWDVMCGVARRGWARNEHSVETARAFNQENPQGHITLPYLVDEEVIDKVVPQ
- a CDS encoding formimidoylglutamate deiminase; the encoded protein is MITCRSALVDGTFRRDVAIEVTDGVVTKISSAEQPTSPPDVDGVVVPGFVNTHSHLFHRALRGGAHGEDFWNWRTTMYQVAERLDPDRYHELALGVFGEMLDAGYTSVGEFHYLHHRPAGSRYPHHEMELAVAEAARQAGIRLTLLDTCYLHGGFGQPLEAGQKRFGDGSVEAWLQRWHELADALPADPRVRLGAALHSVRAVAPDELHHAIAGLPADVPVHVHVSEQPAENRACQEATGLTPTTVLERAGVLSARTTVVHATHLSDEDLAMIARTGTTVSLCPTTEADLADGIPRTADLVAAGVPLAIGSDENVVTDPFAELCMIESGVRLSSGRRGVVSNERLWGSGAQVHSVLPELAAVDPQRPGLRVGDPADMVAISPDSARLAGVDPLRWPLTASEADVTATIVAGQRVPSHSPATLRSALHTLFKEDS
- the hutI gene encoding imidazolonepropionase translates to MSTLITGIGTLVTNDPHVQDGCDDGHPGPGVDEASTAAPAGPASRSGRTVSHDTDPLGQLHGAAVVIEEGRIAWVGPADHAPAADDAVDLGGQTLIPGFVDSHTHPVFAGDRADEFDARMNGEKYDGGGIRRTMAATRAASDADLHAMVTAVVNEMLRQGTTTVEGKTGYGLDVDTEVRMARILAETVDEVTFLGAHTVPPEHSANEYVDLVRGPMLDAVREHVSWIDVFCEKGAFDAEQSLQVLRTGKRAGLGMRLHAAQLNPSSIIADAVELGVASIDHCTFLSDTDVSAIADSHTVATVLPAAEFSTRQPYPDASRLLRAGATVALATDCNPGTAFTSSMPFCLAVAVREMSMTPEQALWSATAGGAAALRRGDVGVVRPGARADLVSVAAPSWLHLFYRPGVPLISQVWRRGVCHQMGAVPLPF
- the hutH gene encoding histidine ammonia-lyase — its product is MPVLIGPDLTFADVIAVARHDEPVEVSEQALTAVDRAADHVAQLADDVVPHYGISTGFGALASKRVPVEQRAILQHSLIRSHAASTGAEVEREVIRAMMLLRLKTMASGHTGVRREVVLGYAAMLNAGITPITGEYGSLGCSGDLAPLAHAALALTGEGIVRDKAGTQMPAAEALAAAGLEPITLREKEGLALINGTDGMLGQLILALTDLNTLVTTADLTTAMTVQALCGIDAVFAPDLQALRPHEGQKLSAANIAALLKDSPLIQAGKSEESKRVQDAYSLRCAPQVTGAVRDTMAHAAHVAQVELVSAIDNPTVTDDLRVESNGNFHGAPVAYVLDFLAIAVADLASMSERRTDRMLDPARSRGLNAFLANDPGVDSGYMIAQYTQASIVSELKRLAVPASADSIPTSAMQEDHVSLGWSAARKLRRAVDGLGKVLGVEALTAARAIDMRGIGASEPVARVIKLMRESLPEPGPDSFLAPDIAEADRLVASGKLVAAALESVELN
- a CDS encoding MATE family efflux transporter, giving the protein MIEKKPLNEPLLPPGVDDTSSPDPQVVKARALADPRALRRRIIFLSLPIFGENLLEMSLDIVNTILVAALGAAALAGAGAAIQIMQIVLSALAGLSTGGSILVAHAVGADNPAEGTRLARQALMWSFIIFTPMAVMGVILAPGLAGIFGLPPDATAMTASYLSVSLGAVPVLAMLMMSSGVLRGAGDARTPMYVTIGANVVNMTLAFVLIHGHWGAPELGVTGAAIASAISRTLALVVLVWLMARGRAGVSLSRPVGTILVSWKPRWDAAKAVLHLGLPAAGEQLVISTAWLVFTMVVSRLGTASMAAQRVQMSVQGLVFLPALALMIATTTLVGQALGAGRPALARQVAGRTERWAFGVAVMLGVLVAIFAKPLVHVFTTDPVVVDIAVRTLPVMMLAQPFWAFTIQNSGALRAMRAPMSPLIVEAISNWTVVVIAWIIVSAGGGLTAAWFSFVIMAAPTSLAMMWRKRVEAQRLAV
- a CDS encoding alpha/beta fold hydrolase translates to MSDTSIPGLLTDDVRLTVPLDHFDDSDPRTIEIYARLVSTRCNQDKPWLVFLQGGPGCESPRPALVDPGFPGWLRRALDDYRLVLLDQRGTGLSSPVSEPVGSAADQAEYLTHLRADEIVEDCEDLRRHLGVEQWAALGQSFGGFTMLRYLSVHSSSLLAGYFTGGLSAVGCSADEVYTTCYHTMQAKSEQYYRRFPGDRGRMRAVLDLAASGELRAPNGDPVSPSRVRSLGHLLGGSGGAEKLHYLLEYEPTSRCFRYDLADLLPFGGRNVLYTVIHESSYADGVTTNWAAARCLPQAFHDDPTLLTGEHVMPEWFDEDSSLQPWKDVAQIIAEHPWPTLYDADALAASQVPCAAAIYHDDAYVPREYSLQTAALLPGMHPWVTSQYEHNGSNASGGGVLDRLIKLVHGDIVR